A window of Phycobacter azelaicus contains these coding sequences:
- the gor gene encoding glutathione-disulfide reductase, with protein MSFDYDLFVIGGGSGGVRAARVAAAGGAKVALAEEDRYGGTCVIRGCVPKKLMVFASEYSGMVEDAQAYGWDIQPGAFNWDEFKGKLEAELDRLEGIYRNLLKNSGVESFDARAKLADSHTVELSDGTRKSAKHILIATGGRPIVPEFPGSDLAITSNDIFHLDKLPESILIVGGGYIACEFAGIMNGLGVKTTQYYRGAQILRGFDDEARGLVSEEMCQSGIDLHLGTNVLEMAREGDKIRVKATNGDEALFDQVMYATGRAPNADDLGLEGLGIERGRKGEILVDKYSQTGVPSVYAIGDVTDRVNLTPVAIREGMAFVETVFNGNPTSPDHDLIPTAIFTQPEMGTVGLSEEEAAQQEPIEVYATSFKPMQQAFAGRAQRVLMKLIVSQATRKVLGCHIVAPGAGEMIQLAGIAVKMGATKEDFDRTVAVHPTMSEELVTMKTPVRTA; from the coding sequence AGGTCGCGCTGGCCGAAGAGGACCGCTATGGCGGCACTTGCGTGATCCGGGGCTGCGTGCCGAAGAAACTGATGGTCTTTGCCAGCGAGTATTCCGGTATGGTCGAAGATGCGCAGGCCTATGGCTGGGACATCCAACCAGGCGCCTTTAACTGGGATGAATTCAAGGGCAAGCTGGAGGCGGAGTTGGATCGCCTTGAAGGCATTTATCGGAACCTCTTGAAAAACAGCGGTGTGGAAAGCTTTGATGCTCGGGCCAAGCTGGCAGACTCTCATACTGTCGAACTGTCGGACGGCACCCGCAAAAGTGCAAAGCATATCCTGATCGCCACTGGTGGCCGCCCCATCGTGCCCGAATTCCCCGGCAGTGACCTTGCGATCACCTCGAACGATATCTTCCATCTCGATAAGCTGCCGGAGAGTATCCTGATTGTCGGCGGCGGTTATATCGCATGTGAATTCGCCGGGATCATGAACGGTCTTGGTGTGAAGACCACTCAATACTATCGCGGCGCGCAGATCCTGCGCGGTTTTGATGACGAGGCGCGCGGTCTGGTCTCCGAGGAAATGTGCCAGTCCGGCATCGATCTGCATCTTGGCACCAATGTGCTGGAGATGGCCCGCGAGGGCGACAAGATCCGCGTCAAGGCCACGAATGGCGATGAGGCGCTGTTCGATCAGGTGATGTATGCCACGGGCCGCGCCCCCAATGCCGACGATCTGGGGCTTGAAGGCCTCGGTATCGAGCGCGGTCGCAAGGGCGAAATTCTGGTGGATAAATACAGCCAGACCGGGGTGCCGTCTGTCTATGCCATTGGCGATGTGACCGACCGGGTGAACCTGACACCCGTTGCAATTCGCGAAGGCATGGCCTTTGTGGAAACCGTCTTCAACGGCAACCCCACCAGCCCCGATCATGACCTGATCCCGACGGCGATCTTCACGCAACCGGAAATGGGCACTGTGGGCCTCAGCGAAGAAGAGGCGGCGCAGCAAGAGCCGATCGAGGTCTATGCGACCTCTTTCAAGCCGATGCAGCAGGCCTTTGCCGGGCGCGCCCAGCGGGTGCTGATGAAGCTGATCGTCAGCCAGGCCACGCGCAAGGTGCTGGGTTGCCATATCGTCGCACCGGGTGCGGGCGAGATGATCCAACTGGCGGGCATCGCGGTCAAGATGGGTGCAACCAAGGAAGACTTTGACCGGACCGTGGCGGTACACCCGACCATGTCCGAGGAACTGGTAACCATGAAAACACCTGTGCGGACGGCTTGA
- the hflK gene encoding FtsH protease activity modulator HflK — MAGNSGGPWGGGGSSGGGGGNRGDNNGGGGGGRRPEDPQIPEIDELLKKGQEQFRVLMGGRGGNGTGGGGRGGSGGGAPLFTKGTLAIGAVAAAVLWGMASFYSVKTEERSVELFLGEYLATGQPGLNFAPWPFVTYEVIPVLVEQTENIGSGTRGVDAGLMLTGDENIIDVDFQVVWNINDPAQFLFNLRDPRATIQAVAESAMREIIAQSELAPILNRDRGVITARLEELIQTTLDSYDSGVNIVRVNFDQADPPEPVKDAFREVQSAGQERDRLEKQADAYANRKLAAARGQSAQTLEEAEAYRAQVVNQARGEASRFSAVLEEYEKAPDVTRKRLYLETMEEVLGNVDKVIIDQSVSEGGQGVVPYLPLNELRRTEGN, encoded by the coding sequence ATGGCTGGCAATAGCGGTGGCCCCTGGGGGGGCGGAGGCTCTTCCGGCGGTGGCGGAGGCAACCGGGGTGACAACAACGGTGGTGGTGGCGGTGGCCGTCGCCCCGAGGATCCCCAAATCCCCGAGATCGACGAACTTCTGAAAAAGGGCCAGGAGCAATTCCGTGTCCTTATGGGTGGTCGTGGCGGCAATGGTACCGGCGGCGGTGGCCGTGGCGGTTCTGGCGGCGGCGCGCCTCTTTTCACAAAAGGCACCCTGGCGATTGGCGCGGTAGCAGCCGCTGTGCTGTGGGGCATGGCCAGCTTCTACTCGGTCAAAACCGAAGAACGCTCGGTCGAGCTTTTCCTCGGTGAGTATCTTGCGACAGGTCAGCCGGGTCTGAACTTCGCGCCCTGGCCGTTTGTCACCTACGAGGTTATCCCTGTTCTGGTCGAGCAGACCGAGAATATCGGGTCCGGTACGCGTGGTGTCGATGCAGGCCTGATGCTGACGGGTGACGAAAACATCATCGACGTTGATTTCCAGGTAGTCTGGAACATCAACGACCCGGCGCAGTTCCTCTTCAACCTCCGCGATCCGCGCGCCACCATTCAGGCGGTGGCGGAATCGGCCATGCGCGAGATTATCGCCCAGTCCGAACTTGCGCCGATCCTCAACCGTGATCGTGGCGTCATCACGGCCCGTCTGGAAGAGCTGATTCAAACCACGCTCGACAGCTATGACAGCGGTGTGAATATCGTCCGTGTGAACTTTGACCAGGCCGACCCACCGGAACCCGTGAAGGACGCCTTCCGCGAAGTGCAGTCCGCCGGTCAGGAACGTGATCGTCTGGAAAAACAGGCTGACGCTTATGCCAACCGCAAATTGGCGGCGGCCCGTGGTCAGTCCGCACAGACGCTGGAAGAGGCCGAAGCCTATCGCGCCCAGGTGGTCAACCAGGCCCGCGGTGAGGCGAGTCGTTTCTCGGCCGTTCTGGAAGAATATGAAAAGGCTCCGGATGTGACCCGTAAACGCCTTTATCTTGAAACCATGGAAGAGGTCCTTGGCAACGTGGACAAGGTCATCATCGATCAGTCCGTTAGCGAAGGTGGGCAAGGCGTGGTGCCCTATCTGCCCCTCAATGAATTGCGCCGGACGGAGGGCAACTGA
- the hflC gene encoding protease modulator HflC: MNKSTLILPILVVAVLAGLSAIFIVDEREKALVLRFGRVVAVQEQPGLAFKMPVIDEVVRYDDRILSLEVGPLEVTPEDDRRLVVDAFARYRITDVQQFREAVGASGVPGAENRLDKIMRAQTREVLGSVSSNDILSSDRAALMLRIRNGAISEASGFGIEVIDVRLKRTDLPQANLEATFARMRAEREREAADEIARGEEAAQRVRAQADRTEVELVSEAEREAEIIRGEADAERNAIFAEAYGRDPEFFDFYRSLTAYARSMQGGNSSLVLSPDSEFFNYLKSSTGAPASQ; encoded by the coding sequence ATGAACAAGTCGACCCTTATTCTCCCGATCCTAGTTGTTGCGGTTCTTGCGGGCCTGTCTGCGATCTTCATCGTGGATGAACGTGAAAAGGCTCTGGTGCTGCGCTTTGGCCGTGTGGTCGCGGTGCAGGAACAGCCCGGCCTTGCTTTCAAGATGCCGGTGATCGATGAGGTTGTGCGTTATGATGACCGCATCCTCAGCCTCGAGGTCGGCCCGTTGGAAGTCACCCCCGAAGATGATCGCCGTCTGGTGGTCGATGCATTTGCCCGCTACCGGATCACGGATGTACAGCAGTTCCGCGAAGCGGTCGGTGCCTCAGGTGTTCCGGGTGCGGAAAACCGCCTCGACAAGATCATGCGCGCCCAGACACGTGAGGTGCTTGGCTCGGTCAGTTCCAACGATATCCTTTCGTCGGATCGTGCCGCTCTGATGCTGCGTATCCGCAATGGTGCGATCAGCGAGGCCAGCGGCTTTGGCATTGAGGTGATCGACGTGCGTCTGAAGCGCACCGATCTGCCGCAGGCCAACCTTGAAGCCACCTTTGCGCGGATGCGCGCCGAGCGTGAGCGGGAGGCCGCCGACGAGATCGCCCGTGGTGAGGAGGCCGCGCAGCGGGTCCGCGCGCAGGCTGACCGTACCGAGGTGGAGCTGGTCTCCGAAGCGGAACGCGAAGCCGAGATCATCCGCGGTGAAGCGGACGCAGAGCGGAATGCCATCTTTGCCGAGGCCTATGGCCGCGATCCGGAATTCTTTGACTTCTACCGCAGCCTGACAGCCTATGCGCGCTCGATGCAGGGCGGTAATTCGTCCCTCGTACTCTCTCCGGATTCAGAGTTCTTCAACTACCTGAAGTCCTCCACCGGGGCGCCTGCATCGCAGTAA
- a CDS encoding Do family serine endopeptidase, which yields MLALISGVMVLAQVLMAQARPESLAPLAEQVSPAVVNITTTTVIEGRTGPQGIVPEGSPFEDFFREFQDRNRGNGDTPRPRRSSALGSGFVISEDGYIVTNNHVIEEADEIEIEFFPGEGQPVQPLPAKVVGTDPTTDIALLKVEAPMPLKFVTFADSDTARVGDWVVAMGNPLGQGFSVSAGIVSARNRELSGSYDDYIQTDAAINRGNSGGPLFNMDGDVVGVNTAILSPNGGSIGIGFSMASNVVSKVVKQLKDFGETRRGWLGVRIQDVTDDVAEAMGLDAAKGALVTDVPDGPAKDAGMLSGDVILSFDGIEVEDTRGLVRTVGNTEVGKTVRVVVYREGKTETLKVTLGRREEAERQASRSGDDKDAPEQTEKQLLGLSVSVLTEELRGELNVPAGTDGLVIMSVDEASEAWEKGLRAGDVITEAGQQKVAAIADLEARIDEAQEAGRKSLLLLVRRSGEPRFVALNLPE from the coding sequence ATGCTGGCGTTGATCAGCGGCGTGATGGTGCTGGCGCAGGTTTTGATGGCTCAGGCCCGCCCCGAAAGCCTTGCGCCTCTGGCCGAGCAGGTCAGCCCGGCGGTGGTCAACATCACGACCACCACGGTGATCGAGGGACGCACGGGGCCGCAGGGCATCGTGCCCGAAGGGTCCCCGTTCGAAGACTTCTTCCGCGAGTTTCAGGATCGCAACCGCGGCAATGGCGACACACCACGTCCGCGCCGCTCGTCGGCCCTCGGGTCTGGTTTCGTGATTTCAGAGGACGGTTACATCGTAACCAACAACCACGTGATCGAAGAAGCCGATGAAATCGAGATCGAGTTTTTTCCGGGTGAAGGTCAGCCGGTGCAACCACTTCCGGCCAAGGTTGTGGGCACGGATCCGACCACGGATATTGCTCTTTTGAAGGTCGAAGCGCCCATGCCGCTGAAATTCGTGACCTTTGCCGACAGCGACACCGCCCGGGTTGGTGACTGGGTGGTTGCGATGGGTAACCCGCTTGGGCAGGGGTTCTCGGTGTCTGCCGGTATCGTATCGGCGCGTAACCGTGAACTGTCCGGGTCATATGACGATTACATCCAGACCGATGCCGCTATCAACCGCGGCAACTCGGGCGGCCCGCTGTTCAACATGGATGGTGATGTGGTTGGTGTGAACACAGCGATCCTGTCGCCCAATGGTGGTTCGATCGGGATTGGTTTCTCGATGGCCTCCAATGTTGTCAGCAAGGTTGTGAAGCAGCTCAAGGATTTTGGTGAGACCCGCCGTGGCTGGCTGGGTGTGCGCATTCAGGACGTGACGGACGATGTGGCCGAGGCGATGGGCTTAGATGCCGCTAAGGGCGCATTGGTGACGGACGTTCCGGATGGTCCTGCCAAGGATGCTGGCATGCTGTCTGGTGATGTGATCCTCAGCTTTGACGGGATCGAGGTGGAAGATACGCGCGGCCTTGTGCGCACCGTTGGAAACACCGAGGTGGGCAAGACAGTGCGGGTCGTTGTGTACCGAGAAGGCAAGACCGAAACGCTGAAGGTCACCTTGGGCCGACGCGAGGAGGCCGAGCGTCAGGCGTCTAGGTCCGGTGACGACAAGGACGCGCCCGAGCAGACCGAAAAGCAACTGCTTGGTCTGTCCGTCAGTGTGCTGACCGAAGAGCTGCGTGGGGAGCTGAACGTGCCTGCAGGCACCGATGGTCTGGTGATCATGTCGGTCGATGAAGCCTCCGAAGCCTGGGAAAAGGGCCTGCGGGCCGGGGATGTGATCACCGAAGCAGGGCAGCAGAAGGTCGCTGCGATTGCGGACCTCGAGGCGCGTATCGACGAAGCGCAGGAAGCCGGACGCAAGTCGCTGCTGCTTCTGGTGCGTCGCAGCGGAGAGCCGCGTTTCGTGGCGCTCAACCTCCCTGAGTGA
- a CDS encoding Crp/Fnr family transcriptional regulator produces the protein MPQDRLPDTGFLSGASAPLREMLDSQASDIRLSQGEVLFEQGDTGDALYAIIEGALEFSILSAAGRKLTLDLMRPGAVFGEIALFDPGTRTATVTATEPSRLRRLRNRDILNQIQKYPDLAGDLLRLAGQRMRWMNAQLNEQVFLPMPVRLARKLLYLTPEAGNGRLGLSQSELAEFVGATREAVSKTLSNWKRNGIIEINRGALQILDRKALGLLAEPELL, from the coding sequence ATGCCGCAAGATCGCCTGCCCGACACAGGCTTTCTGTCAGGGGCCTCGGCTCCTTTGAGGGAAATGCTGGACAGTCAGGCCAGCGACATTCGCCTATCGCAAGGCGAAGTGCTGTTCGAGCAGGGCGACACGGGCGATGCCCTTTACGCCATCATCGAAGGGGCACTCGAATTCTCCATCCTCTCTGCTGCAGGGCGTAAACTGACTCTCGACCTGATGCGGCCAGGGGCAGTCTTTGGCGAGATTGCCCTTTTTGATCCCGGCACTCGCACGGCCACCGTCACCGCCACAGAGCCAAGCCGACTACGCCGACTGCGCAACCGCGACATCCTGAATCAGATCCAAAAATATCCCGACCTTGCCGGAGACCTGCTGCGCCTCGCCGGTCAGCGTATGCGCTGGATGAATGCGCAATTGAACGAACAGGTCTTCCTGCCGATGCCCGTGCGTCTCGCCCGCAAGCTGCTTTATCTGACCCCCGAGGCTGGCAACGGTCGCCTCGGCCTGTCGCAAAGCGAGCTGGCAGAATTCGTCGGCGCCACGCGTGAGGCCGTATCCAAGACTTTGTCCAATTGGAAACGCAACGGAATAATAGAAATCAACCGTGGCGCCCTCCAGATCCTGGACCGCAAGGCACTTGGGCTCTTGGCAGAGCCGGAATTGCTGTGA
- a CDS encoding peptidoglycan-binding domain-containing protein produces MIRPLLLLHSACALGLLAMAGCMQPVDPDRGAERPPPRSAPPGAPDGTCWDRHISPAIIETVTMQVLVQPEQRDASGTLIQPAVFRTETRQDIVRPRSESWLEITCPVDMTPDFIASLQRALTVRGHYTGTVTGKMDRDTRLAVLSYQRRNGLESQSLSLDSARSLGLISVMR; encoded by the coding sequence ATGATCCGCCCCTTATTGCTATTGCACAGTGCCTGCGCCCTTGGCCTGCTCGCCATGGCGGGCTGCATGCAGCCTGTCGACCCAGACCGCGGCGCGGAACGCCCGCCTCCACGCAGCGCCCCTCCCGGAGCGCCTGATGGCACCTGCTGGGACCGGCATATCAGCCCCGCGATCATCGAAACGGTCACCATGCAGGTCCTGGTTCAGCCAGAGCAACGGGATGCGAGCGGCACTCTCATTCAACCCGCAGTCTTTCGGACCGAAACCCGACAGGACATCGTGCGCCCGCGCAGCGAAAGCTGGCTTGAAATCACCTGTCCCGTGGACATGACACCGGATTTCATTGCCTCGCTGCAACGCGCTCTGACCGTAAGGGGGCACTACACTGGCACTGTAACCGGAAAGATGGATCGGGACACGCGGCTGGCCGTTCTGAGCTATCAACGACGCAACGGATTGGAAAGCCAGAGCCTGTCACTGGACAGCGCCCGTAGTCTGGGTCTGATCTCTGTCATGCGGTGA
- a CDS encoding OB-fold nucleic acid binding domain-containing protein yields MFEKPVIPHEPPNCIRADQMQAVRENARIAVAGLVILRQRPGTAKGVIFLTLEDETGVVNVIVWRKIYEAFRRAVISGRLLKVTGRLQRAHSVTHLIAEHIEDVSGLLDMLLTPQGRAQDPAFAPPKEMD; encoded by the coding sequence ATGTTCGAGAAGCCTGTCATCCCGCATGAGCCCCCAAACTGCATCCGGGCCGACCAGATGCAAGCGGTGCGCGAAAATGCACGGATCGCCGTTGCAGGGCTGGTAATCCTGCGCCAGCGCCCCGGCACTGCAAAGGGAGTCATCTTCCTCACGCTGGAAGATGAAACCGGGGTTGTGAACGTCATCGTCTGGCGCAAGATCTACGAGGCGTTCCGACGCGCTGTGATTTCAGGGCGTCTTCTCAAAGTGACTGGCCGCTTGCAGCGCGCCCATTCGGTCACCCATCTTATTGCAGAGCATATCGAAGACGTGTCAGGTCTTCTGGATATGCTGCTGACCCCGCAGGGTCGCGCGCAGGATCCGGCCTTTGCGCCGCCCAAGGAAATGGACTAA
- a CDS encoding 2Fe-2S iron-sulfur cluster-binding protein, giving the protein MAKITYVEHNGTEHVVEVANGLTVMEGARDNNIPGIEADCGGACACSTCHVYIHPDWVEKLPAKDDMEEDMLDFAFEPDAARSRLTCQLKVTDALDGLIVQMPEKQI; this is encoded by the coding sequence ATGGCAAAGATTACCTATGTCGAACACAATGGCACCGAGCATGTTGTGGAGGTGGCCAATGGGCTGACCGTGATGGAAGGCGCACGGGACAACAATATTCCCGGCATCGAGGCAGACTGCGGCGGGGCCTGCGCTTGCTCCACATGTCATGTCTATATTCATCCAGATTGGGTCGAGAAGCTGCCCGCCAAGGATGACATGGAAGAGGACATGCTGGATTTCGCCTTTGAACCTGACGCGGCTCGCTCGCGCCTGACCTGCCAGCTGAAGGTGACAGACGCGCTGGACGGTCTGATTGTCCAGATGCCTGAAAAGCAGATCTGA
- a CDS encoding VCBS repeat-containing protein, whose protein sequence is MVFRGQMARRRPGRIWPRSARRAGQTLCTLLLGGIIALSEPAFAQTGEDDSGQWSSSAAGTILSAEFTDPTTRYAHAVLGDAVEWGGLTVTVERDDGTVASVEIQLPQDHVFEDLQPRLVDLTLDGQIDAVMVVEADMAKGAALALYGAGGKIAETPHIGQRNRWLAPIGAADLDGDGQVELSYIDRPHLAKTLRIWRFEGGKLTEIATLAGLTNHRIGEDFITSGIRDCGEGPEIITVDATWSRVVASRLKQTAVEARDIGPFSGPETVAKALTCS, encoded by the coding sequence ATGGTCTTTCGGGGGCAGATGGCGCGGCGTCGACCCGGCCGCATCTGGCCCCGTTCTGCACGCCGCGCAGGGCAAACGCTGTGCACTTTGCTTCTCGGGGGAATTATTGCGCTCAGCGAGCCTGCCTTCGCCCAAACAGGGGAAGATGACAGCGGCCAATGGTCCTCGAGCGCGGCGGGCACCATTCTTTCGGCCGAGTTTACCGATCCGACAACACGCTATGCCCATGCTGTGCTTGGGGATGCGGTTGAGTGGGGTGGCCTCACCGTGACAGTTGAGCGGGATGACGGAACCGTTGCGTCCGTTGAGATCCAGCTGCCGCAGGATCATGTCTTTGAGGACCTTCAGCCCCGTCTGGTGGATCTGACACTGGATGGCCAGATTGATGCCGTCATGGTGGTCGAAGCCGATATGGCGAAAGGTGCGGCGCTGGCGCTTTATGGCGCGGGCGGAAAGATTGCCGAAACCCCCCACATCGGGCAAAGAAACCGGTGGCTTGCCCCCATCGGCGCGGCGGATCTAGATGGGGATGGGCAGGTGGAACTTTCCTATATCGATCGCCCCCATCTGGCCAAGACGCTGCGTATCTGGCGGTTTGAAGGCGGCAAGCTGACAGAGATTGCAACCTTGGCGGGCTTGACCAACCACCGGATCGGCGAGGACTTCATCACCTCTGGCATACGTGACTGTGGCGAGGGCCCCGAGATCATCACGGTAGATGCGACCTGGTCACGCGTTGTGGCGTCCCGTCTTAAGCAGACAGCTGTCGAGGCCAGGGACATCGGGCCATTTTCAGGGCCGGAGACGGTTGCAAAGGCTTTGACCTGCTCCTGA